AAAGTATGTTGTAGCCTCAGAATGCTGCGAGGCAGCTGTTTCACCTTTGTGGATCTCACATCCAGTGTCTGTAGGCACCTTAACTCCCCAAGTGTCTCCGGGAGCTCATTGACATTAGTGCCTCTGAGGCTCAAGTACCTCAGAAGCAGAAGTTTGTCCAGGCCATCAAGGTATACCATCCCGCCAAAGCCTTCGAAATCCAGAACACGCACCACACTCGAATCAGTCAACTGAGGCGCGGTGCTGGCCTGGCCAATGACGATGATGGAGCGAGCATGCAATAAGTTCATAGAGCCATTCCGTGCCAGGTCTTGATCTTGCATGCTGCTTTGCAGAGATAGCCGACGGATAGTGCTGTCGTTGGATGGGACGTCTTGGTGATCTGCGTCCACTATAGTGATAAAGTTCTCTTCCATGGATTTATAGACAAGGAAATCATGTATCACGGGGTGAAGCCTGCAGCACCTTACACCATCCTTGTTCAGAAGCAATGGCTGAACCATGTTCACGCTAATGAGCTTATCCAGGTAGATTCTTGCTGTTTCCTCCATACTTGCACCATGCCCCGTTAAGATGAATTCTTCTGCAATCCATCGCCTCACCAGCCGGTCTATGTCAACCTTTTTGTTCCTAGGAAATGTGCTTAGATACAGCAGACATGTCCTGAGATGTAGTGGTAGATCGTTGTAGCTAAGAGTAACTGTCTGCATCATCTGTTCTGCATCTGGATGTGATAACCATCTCCATCCAATAGGTATGTCCCATTTATCGTTTGAATACTGGTCTGCTAACATGGATGCTAGAGTAACTAAAGCAAGAGGCAGGTCACCGCATCTTTTTATAATTTTGGGAAAAACGTCCTCCAAATGTTGAGGATAACCATCATGCTCACAACCGAAGGCTCCATTCAGTACTAACTTTTTAGAGTCCACATCACTAAGAAGCCCGATGTTGTAAATGCAATCGCTTGAACTGTAAGAACATTCCTCTGCCAATGCAGCTTTCCTCGTTGTGGTGATTATCCTACTACCAAGAGAGTTGTCTGGAAAAATACACTTTATGCTTTGCCAATGTTCCTCTGCCCATAAATCATCAACCACAATAAGGTATCTGGTTTGCAAAATGGGGGAAAATGCACAGATGAATTAACTTACAACCAAATCTTTGTGATTCTGATGTATGGACGATGGAATTGCAAAACTTCTGCAAGCTAAGTAAATTAGGCATACCTTTTCTTCTCCAGTATGTGTCTGATGGGCAGCACGATGAGGTCGTCATCGTCAATGTCCTCATGTAACTGTTGGTGCGCGCTGTCGAGCATTGAGAGCATGTGCATGAGAGTCTTCTTGAGGTCTGGCTTCTGCCCCACAGTGACGAATGCGTGACACTGGAAGCAATTCTCCTCTCTAAGCCGCATGTACACCGCATTGGCGAGCGTCGTCTTCCCGGATCCGGCCATGCCGACGATGGAGACGGTCTTGAGCTCAGCCTTGCCCCCAGATTCGGTGACCATCTTGGTCACCTCTTCCATCGGTCTGGCCAGGCCGACAAGCCTGTCAATATCTTGGTAGAGCACGGAAAGGCGGGGATCAACTCTGGGACGGTGAGTGGCGGTGAAGTGCGCGTTGACGAGCCTGTAGCGCTCTCGCCGCTCTGCTATCTCCATGATACGCTTCTTCAGTTCCTGAAGCTCGCTGGAGATGACGCGGCGGGTGGGGAGTGTTGTCATCTTGCGCGCAATGCTGCGAAACCACCCTTGGGAACGGGACCTGAAGGAGGGGTTGCCCCAGATGCCGGCGGCAGCATCGACACGGATGGTGAACAGGTCGACACAGTCCTCGACGGCGTAGGCGAGCTCGCGGACGAGGTCGATCCAGTGCCAGAACAGGGCATCCTGCTCGTCGTGGGACTCGCAATGGTGGATCGCGGCGCGCATGCTTCCTAGCTCGGCCTCGAGGAAGCGGACGTCGTGGCGGACGCCGGAGAGCAGCGCGTACTCCTGCTCCAGAAACGCGTGGAGCTTCCTCATTACCACATTCACCACCACGGACACGGACAACGCGCCCATcttgctcgccggcgccggcctgcTCCGGATTTCGATCTGTGGATGTCGCCGCGCCCCACAACCAGGGGATGGGTCTGGGTCAGCGGGTGTGGATCTGTTGACTTCGTGCACTCTAGCTTGAATTCATGGGAAGCTAGAATTAATATTGCATTTCTCTTGGAATGGAAGGAGTAACTATATTTGTATTTGTAACCGTAGATATCCTATCCGTTTATATCTCTAGAATATCAATACTATTTGCGCAGGTCACCTCACTAGTTCCTATTTAGATTTGGATCCATTCAAAGGGTTAAGATACGTCCATATACAAGTCCAGATATCCAGCAACCAACACCGTATTCGAACGGCAAATTTATAAGATGTCGATATCCATTTATTTCTTATCCCACATATTTATCACTATCTTTATCCGattagaagaaaaatagctgCTACCTCCATCCCCCCAAGAATGTAATTCTAAGGGTGTGCTTGGTTCCCAGTCATATCAAGCCACGCCACGACGCCGACTCTAAGCTAACGCCACGCTTGGCGTGGCGGGATGTGGTTGGGAACCAAGCAGCCTCTAAGTTTGGATTGAGTCAAATTAAGTTTATAGAAAATATTATTAATGTTTGTGACACCAAATTTTATTTAACAATAAATCTAACTATAActatttggtatcataaataatattaattttttatatatatttggcCAAAGTTGAGATAGATTGAATTCATGGGAAGCTAGAATTAATATTGCATTTCTCTTGGAACGGAAGgagtaactatatatatttgTATTTGTAACCGTAGATATCCTATCCGTTTATATCTCTAGTGAAAATGGCCCAGGGATTGAAGGATTGACATCCTCTGCAGTCGACTACAGTGGCCGACGTGTGGGTCCGACAGACGCCCAGGCCCACATGCAGTGACAGTGTCACTCTGCAGTCGACTCGCAGGAACTGATTCCGGGATTGAAGGTACCCACTTGTGCCACTGCCATTCTCCCACCACCTACCAGCTCCACCCATGTGGCCATGTTCTTTTACATATTATCTTCAGACTTTTTTTTATACCAGCAGACCAATTGGATTACGCTCTGATGACTAGCATAGTCACTATCAGGCCAGAGAGGCTTGGCTGGATAATGTAATGCGATGCAACGACTTGCAATCAACCGATCACTAGTTCTACGGCAAAAGTCTGAAGCAACCAAACTTGCAATCATTGATGGCCTCTACTGTGGTATAGACATAATAATCTAGAAATAAAGCAACCAATCAACCGTGGGGTGATTACCAATAATAGGCTAAAATACCTCTAAAAAAAGATATTATGCAAATCCCAAGACGACCTACCTAGAAAACTTTCAAAATTCCTGAGACTATAGTATACATCTACGCAGTTTAAACTGCAAATCTGGATTTAATTCCCACTTCAACTTTTGTGTGCATGTAAGGATTCCTTCCTGCCTTCCtgcagaagttttttttttttgtttaaagtCAAAGCACCCCTTCCAGTTCTTCTATTtggctgcccatctctcagatCTAAACGCTGCTGAACCCACTAGCTCAGCATCGAACTCACGCCCCTAACTCGATACCGACCACCGGAGTGCTGCGCGAGCTCGCTGCCGACCACCGCCACCGCTTGGCACCCTGAACCATGCCATAGGAAGGACTCTATGTCCTTCCTTCTTTGCAAGTTGCAACAAAGGTATGCTCACCATGACTTGGATCATTGTTTTTCGTTCCGACTTATATTAATTTCCAGTGTGCAAAGGAACAACGCATATTCTTGGCGCTTTTCATTCTTCCTCTCTAGCAAGAATTGTTGCTCTGCAATTTCTGCTGTGAAGACAATTATCATAGCATCTTTCCTATTGCATACCCTGCAATTTCAGCTGTGACGACTtccaagaaaaagagaagacagCGAGCGGCTGAAGCAAGATCAGCCAACGCGGAGCGAGCATGGAGCTCGCCGTGGGCGCCTCCGAGAGCGCCATGAGATCACTTCTTGGCAAGCTCGGCAGCCTCCTCGCCCAGGAGTACACGCTCATCAGCGGCGTCCGCGGCGAGATCCAGTACATGAACAACGAGCTCTCCAGCATGTACGCCTTCCTCCGCAGGCTCAGCCGGGCAGCTGCAGCTGGAGCTGCTCACGATGAGCAGACCAAGGACTGGATCGAGCAGGTCCGCGATGTCGCCTACGACATCGAGGACTGTGTGGACGACTTCGCGCACCGCCTCAGCCGCCAGCCCCGTGGGGAGGGCCTCCTCGTCAACGTCAGCCGCGCGTGGTACGCCATGACCACGCTCTGGGCGCGCCGGGACATCGCCTCCAAGAACCGAGCACAGGAAGTTGGGGAGCGCCGCACGAGGTACGGCGTCCAGGACCCTAAAGAAAACTCCGAGTCCGTCTCTGGCATCAAGCCAAGTGGACGGGCACACCCGTATGCCACAGATCACCTGCAACCTCCTGTGCCGCAGCTCGTGGGTACAACGGAGCCAGTGGGACAGGAGGATGCCATTGTGAAGCATGGGCAGTGGCTGACAACAGAGTCGGAGGGTGGTGTGAGGGTTCTCGCCATTGTTGGATTTGGTGGGCTTGGCAAGACGACCATGGCGCTGGCACTGCAGCGCAGATTTGGGGAGAAGTTTGATTCCCGGGCGTGGGTGCAGGCGTCGCAGAAGCTGAATCTGCCATCACTGCTGAGAGGCATCCGGAAGCAGGTCATGCCGCAGCAGGATACCGAGGGTAAAGGCGGCCGTGGCACCTCAGATGGACATGCTGATGGGATCGAAGGATTGAATGAGAAACAGCTGAAGGAGAAGCTCAAAGAACAGCTGAACCAGAAGAAGTGAGTACTACTACTATTATATTATTCACAGCACTGACAATGAAGACTATGAAGCCTAAATCAACTGCTTTACATTTCCATAATCATTTTTATTGATAGTTATCAACCAACCATGCATTACCCCGATTTTGCATGGTTACAGGTTACCTTAACTTCCCATGTATATAAACATTATATAAAACCTGTTGCTGTAATTAAGGAAAAATCTCAGATTGTGCTTGTTAGCCAAAACCTCGACTAAATTTACATAGGTGTAGATCAAATATGATCACCTAAAATTATATTATGGCAAATTCATTAGAAAAAATGTTAGCCGATAATGCGTAAAATAAGCAATGTTGAAAATTAGGCGGTTTGGTTCGATGAA
This genomic interval from Panicum virgatum strain AP13 chromosome 8K, P.virgatum_v5, whole genome shotgun sequence contains the following:
- the LOC120644900 gene encoding disease resistance protein Pik-2-like gives rise to the protein MGALSVSVVVNVVMRKLHAFLEQEYALLSGVRHDVRFLEAELGSMRAAIHHCESHDEQDALFWHWIDLVRELAYAVEDCVDLFTIRVDAAAGIWGNPSFRSRSQGWFRSIARKMTTLPTRRVISSELQELKKRIMEIAERRERYRLVNAHFTATHRPRVDPRLSVLYQDIDRLVGLARPMEEVTKMVTESGGKAELKTVSIVGMAGSGKTTLANAVYMRLREENCFQCHAFVTVGQKPDLKKTLMHMLSMLDSAHQQLHEDIDDDDLIVLPIRHILEKKRYLIVVDDLWAEEHWQSIKCIFPDNSLGSRIITTTRKAALAEECSYSSSDCIYNIGLLSDVDSKKLVLNGAFGCEHDGYPQHLEDVFPKIIKRCGDLPLALVTLASMLADQYSNDKWDIPIGWRWLSHPDAEQMMQTVTLSYNDLPLHLRTCLLYLSTFPRNKKVDIDRLVRRWIAEEFILTGHGASMEETARIYLDKLISVNMVQPLLLNKDGVRCCRLHPVIHDFLVYKSMEENFITIVDADHQDVPSNDSTIRRLSLQSSMQDQDLARNGSMNLLHARSIIVIGQASTAPQLTDSSVVRVLDFEGFGGMVYLDGLDKLLLLRYLSLRGTNVNELPETLGELRCLQTLDVRSTKVKQLPRSILRLQHTLMALFVGGEEMISSIETTRMPNDFWQLHKLENLATVDLRGKHVSFVKDLGALKSLRVITLTLSFHQCSDGPHCKELLSSIQKWRKLKSLTIHCGLGCSMEFLGFLSDPPQELEKLKVTVGRFDCVPTWINSLVSLSFLQITICKIGTADLDILRALPKLQLLILGLDFVPRETIEIETEWFSELLRFSVNCPVPWLTFQTRAMPKLTHLQLEFCSGSAMQESVPYGIGNLQSLTEVALLYNQEWCANSSSVVRTVDAVKRQVAKHRNPINLVINNSKVDVVQEVDEETESAIKIQSGNVQVQQVGDEVVRNSVET